The DNA region AAATAAGAGACACAACAATGGGCTGTGAAATCACTAGTTGTTCCAAACCCGGAAACAAGCGGGTCGGGCTCCACCGAGTTGAGGTCATATCGTGACGTTAGCGATTGGGCAAAAATGACCAATAATAATGCAAATTCACGGCTAAAACCGGGTCCACCGTGGTGCTAAAAGACTGCCATTCCTTGTTTGGGAGACGCTCCATCCCCTCCCGCTTAACCACTTCTGGAATAGCGTCATACATGATGGAAAGACGGAGAATCCAGCGTCATGTGTCTGCGAACCGAATCGAATCCCTCTATTGTTCTGGTATTTTCGGTATCCTGTGAAGCTATAGTAAAAGTACGCTATTTTGCTGCCCAATACAGGAGGTAAGCCGCGCGTTATCAGTTCCGAGTTGATAGAGTATGCATCCCATAACACTGCTCGAGTACGGATATACGGAGTAAATCATGCCAAGTATGTGTAGATATGGACCAGTCATGATATCAGTCACTCTATGAAAGACACCATTCAAGTTAACAGCATTCCATCACGCCAAGTCCATATTAGTTCACGAAATTGACTATGCCATCGGAGTCAACAGTGCTATCCCGATTCAGCCTGGTACTGGACTAGTCTACCTTGAGCGATTGTATGCACGAAATGACCGATTGGCTCTCCTGTTGATTCCGGATAGACACACCGGACTACAATGTAACTCTTCCAGCTATTCACCGTTGATTCTAACACACTCTATCCTGTATTCGGCACGGAGTCTATTGGAATAACCCTCAGTATCTtccagaagacaccaaccaCCATATAAAGTAAACAACGAGACCCAATTCTGGGTCCGGAGTCTAGCCATATCTAGAGTACAAACCTGTACACCCCTAACTTGCCCCACGCTATCCTACCATAGTATACAATCTGTAAGCTGATTGGCCACAATCCATGAATTGTACGAATCCACTCCACCGTGAAAATTGTTCTGGTCGATGATTCGCAGAAACccctctttctttctatCATTTTCTTCCCTGTCGTTCGCTTCTGATATTGGTCTTTTTCTAAACAATCAACCATGGGTACTTCCGAGCCATTCCCCGTGTCCTTATCGGATCTACACTTCCCCTCCACAGAACAACAGACCATCTCCCAGACTCTCTCCTCGCTGCGCCGGTCGGCTCTCTCCATCACCAACCGCCTTCGTTCCGTGCAGTCCGATGCTAGTTTCGTGCAGGAGGTTGCAGACCACTACGATCTGCCACTGGTTGCCAATGAGCGCTGCGGGAGTTGGTATATCCCTCCCGATGCCAAGGCTGGCAGCGCATACTTCAAGAGCACAGACGGCCATACCGGGCAGTGGGACTTTAGCTTTCGTAGGCTGAATTTGCAGGTTTTTCCTGTTGCGAGGGAGCATGGGGGGTGAGTTAGTTTACTGCTTTTATTGCAATGATGTCTTCGTAAGAGTTGCACTAACTGCGCAGGTGTATTATTGTGGATTCTACCCGTCGCGGGAAATGTAAGTCTCTAATTCTGGGGTCTTGATCTATCATCATCCTTTAACATGCAACCTTCCCTTCTGGTCAGTGATGCCTGATGCCCTTTCCAAGACCGTCCCAATATGGTGCGCTGTCGTCAATCGGGCCGTGTTCCCCTCCGAAACGGACTATCACGCCGTGGAGTTTCCGCCGGAGTACCTGCCGGCTTCCGAAGAGTCGCAGATTGAAAACAGGATTGATGGCTTTGTCCAGTCTCTCAAGGTACCCTTACTCTTCCATGATCGTCCTTAGATGACAATAACCGACAAGACCAGGACCTCAAACTTGACCTAGACAACCTCCGCCAACAACTAACCAAACCCATCCGCGTGGCATGGGCCAACCGATCCTACTTCCACCCAACCGACATATCCAAAGACCCCAAATACAACCTCATAGTCCTATGCTCCGCCTCCAAGCGCGTGCACGGCGCCGAAATGTCCGAAGGCGGCTACATCCAAGGCGCGGGGGATGACAGCGAAGGCTGGGCTCACGGACTCACCCCGCCCGTTTTCTGGGCCAACCAGTCCTTGCTCTTCACCACGCACGAGGAGGATTTGCCGTCCGTCATACAGAAACTTGTGGATGAACACCGACGACAGGATACTGGTCATCAGGCGATCCTGGTCGCGCCCACTAAAAATCTGTATATTAGCCAGACGGATCCGCGCTTGAACGAGAGTGGGCGCTATGACCTGGTGATTGATTGTAACGGTAGCCCTGAGGCGGAGGCGGTGCAGGGGAATCCGAGAAGGCTGAATTTGGGGTGTGGTCATTCGAAGTTGGGAAGTCGCGATCTGAGGAAGCAGTTGGATAAGGTGAAGGAGTTTGTAGAGACGCAGATGGCTAAGGATCCGAGTAGGTCGCTACTGGTGACTTGTGAGACGGGGAAGGATTTGTCTCCGGCGGCTTTGCTTGCGGTTTTGTGTTTGTTttacgatgatgatggtaaGCCAGTCAGTCAAAACTCTCTAGGGATCAATGCTAACTGCTGCAGGCGAGTTTATGGCATCCCCAGCAAACCGTGTAATGGAAAAGCAATTCATTCGCCAGCGTCTCGCTTGGATCGTGTCGTCCAAACACGACGTCAACCCTTCTCGCTCGACACTCCAATCAGTCAACGCTTTCTTAATGTCGTGACGAACAGATTGTATTAAATCGAGTCGCTACCGAACAAATAATACAGAACAAATATCTAGTGCACTTTACTCATTCTCAACCGCCTCGACAATAGCCCCCGCGCTTCCCTGATCAAGCGCGTTCAGAACAGCCATATCCTCCTCGCTAATATCAAAGTCGAAAACACTAGCGTTGGCAATAATCCGGTCCGGGTTGTCTGTCTTGGGCAGCGGTACCCATTCCTTCTGCAAAGAGTAGCGAATCAAGACCTGCTGCGTCGTCCTTTTGTACTTCTCGGCCAGCCCAACCAGCGTAGGGTCGTTGGCCTTGTAGTTGCGAACAATGGGTGAATACGCTTGCACGGCAATACCGTTCTTCTTGCAGTATGCGTCGATCACACGTTGTTGGTTCCAGGGGTGGAGCTGCATCGTCAGTCTTTATACCTTTCTACCTCCAAAGATAGCCGACGACTCACCTCAATCTGATTTACATGCGGCGGCCACACATTCGCCCCCTGCTTAAGCTCTTCAATATGCTTAACCCCAAAGTTGCTAACCCCAATCGCCTTCgccttcccctcctcataCAACCTCTCCAACGCCTGCCAAAGCTGCTTCCTCCCCGCACTTCCAGACCCGGAGCTATGAATCAGGAACAAATCCACATACCCTCCAGGCCCCCCAACCTTTTCAACACTAGCCAGCAACTTGTCATACGTAGCCTCCGGCGAGCCCGCGGGGCTTAGGATCTTAGTCGTCACGAAGATCTGGTCGCGCGGGATTCCCGATTTCCGAATCGCCTCGCCAACTTCGGCTTCGTTCGCGTAGAATTGCGCTGTGTCGATCTGGCGGTAGCCGGTTTCGAAGGCTTTAAGGCACGAGGTCACGCATTGGTTTGGTGGGGAGCGGTAGACGCCGAAGCCGAGGCGGGGGATGCGGCCGGCGGTgttggggagggggagggtgTCGGTGATTGCGTAGTTGGGcattttttgtttttttgtCAATTAAGAATTTGGTTGTCCTTTAAAAAGGCTGTTCGAGGTTGAGAGTGGTGGTGTAGAGTGGTGAGGGAGTCGGCGCCACGACGTGAGTTGGTTTTGAAGCTCTTTTGCCCCGCCGTCCGGAATGATATCATCACGGGCCGGGTTTATTGCGCAATTCTTTTGAGTCAACACCGTACCTTTTtcagattttttttttgatagATACTGTTGATCACGCAACATCATATTGGAAAGGAGAATTTATGGTATCTGTGTTTCTAGTCCTAGCAATTGCCCCTGGTGCCTGCATTCAAAATGACCTGAGTATGAGAAAATCAGGACCGGAGATTGACCTGAATTCATGCCAGGAATCGGTTCATCTCATGGGATAGTTTGAACTCATTACTGACAATGACTATAATAATTAACAGCTTGCTCTCATACAATTCTCCTTCCTAGCGATCTTTACTGAAGCCTTATTTATATGACCCCCAAGTATACGCTAAGAGGCGCAGCCAAAGATGCCCATCAAGCAAACCGGCAGTCAAGAAAAGCCAGAAGGTATTCTCACAAATGAATATTCAATCCAACGCGTCTTAGCATCGCTAGAACTTGTCGCCGCCTCGCATCAAGGATCCTTCTCTCGAAACAGCAAAGCAGAAGCTGCAAGGCTATCAAGGAATTACAGCAAAAGATTGAACTGGATATATGCTTTTGGAACTGCTCGAACTTCTTGCCAATGATGGACGAAAAATGCTGTGATGTACTTATCGGGGATGGCGGCCAGCTCCGGGAGTGCCTCTTTTATCCTTGTAGGGCTTTCGAGTATCCTTTCATATGTCCTCCTAACTGAATTGCATCTGCTGAAAACTACCAGCAGGAAAACGCTAAAAATAAGCCCCATTGGTagtgatgacgatgaagatcCAGATTCAGATCCGGCTCCGGCTGATCTGTCTAAATTAAGAGAAGATTGCCTACTTCACGATAACAACCACTGCATAATCTCCAGACATTATGATCTCTATCAAACATCCCGGAAAGAGCGAGAAGGTTGCTGACTACATATACTTCATGCTCACACATATTCCGAATTTATCGGGGCCTAGGAAGTTGAATgatatattgaatgatgaagaggtCAGTCCTCTCTTGTTGAAACATTACCGAAATGTTTCTAGTTGGATAGGGTTTCGTTTTTGGGCATTCGTCTACCGATGCTTCCCAAATGTCAAAGGGGTATTGGACATGAACAAGCCAGGGGAGGTCAATGCCCGTCGTAAATACAATTACAGTTGATAGCTCATACTGCGTTCGCGAGCTTTCAGTTGGCGTTGTAACCATTAGGGCATGTCTGTTTCTCCTATAATCTTTTCATACTAATTGTCTAGGGCCATgcctacagagtacagcaTCAGAACATTTGATGGATTCTCACCCTCTACAACAGATGGTTGCCTAACGACAGACAAGTCCACTTTCAAGCTACCGCAGACATTGGACTCCCTGATCAGAACTCCTGAGAGCGCATCATCCAATAGCAGCATTCCTTCATGCAAGTGGAATGGGGGAAGA from Aspergillus chevalieri M1 DNA, chromosome 2, nearly complete sequence includes:
- a CDS encoding aldo/keto reductase family protein (COG:S;~EggNog:ENOG410PIJJ;~InterPro:IPR018170,IPR020471,IPR036812,IPR023210;~PFAM:PF00248;~go_function: GO:0016491 - oxidoreductase activity [Evidence IEA];~go_process: GO:0055114 - oxidation-reduction process [Evidence IEA]), with the protein product MPNYAITDTLPLPNTAGRIPRLGFGVYRSPPNQCVTSCLKAFETGYRQIDTAQFYANEAEVGEAIRKSGIPRDQIFVTTKILSPAGSPEATYDKLLASVEKVGGPGGYVDLFLIHSSGSGSAGRKQLWQALERLYEEGKAKAIGVSNFGVKHIEELKQGANVWPPHVNQIELHPWNQQRVIDAYCKKNGIAVQAYSPIVRNYKANDPTLVGLAEKYKRTTQQVLIRYSLQKEWVPLPKTDNPDRIIANASVFDFDISEEDMAVLNALDQGSAGAIVEAVENE
- a CDS encoding initiator tRNA phosphoribosyl transferase family protein (BUSCO:EOG09261N2L;~COG:A;~EggNog:ENOG410PIAH;~InterPro:IPR033421,IPR033449,IPR007306;~PFAM:PF04179,PF17184;~go_function: GO:0043399 - tRNA A64-2'-O-ribosylphosphate transferase activity [Evidence IEA];~go_process: GO:0019988 - charged-tRNA amino acid modification [Evidence IEA]), encoding MGTSEPFPVSLSDLHFPSTEQQTISQTLSSLRRSALSITNRLRSVQSDASFVQEVADHYDLPLVANERCGSWYIPPDAKAGSAYFKSTDGHTGQWDFSFRRLNLQVFPVAREHGGCIIVDSTRRGKLMPDALSKTVPIWCAVVNRAVFPSETDYHAVEFPPEYLPASEESQIENRIDGFVQSLKDLKLDLDNLRQQLTKPIRVAWANRSYFHPTDISKDPKYNLIVLCSASKRVHGAEMSEGGYIQGAGDDSEGWAHGLTPPVFWANQSLLFTTHEEDLPSVIQKLVDEHRRQDTGHQAILVAPTKNLYISQTDPRLNESGRYDLVIDCNGSPEAEAVQGNPRRLNLGCGHSKLGSRDLRKQLDKVKEFVETQMAKDPSRSLLVTCETGKDLSPAALLAVLCLFYDDDGEFMASPANRVMEKQFIRQRLAWIVSSKHDVNPSRSTLQSVNAFLMS